One Polyangiaceae bacterium genomic window carries:
- a CDS encoding inorganic phosphate transporter yields MEALFDPSLGFAVQALLILSLLIALGFEFVNGFHDTANAVATVIYTNTLKPHIAVVLSGFCNFAGVFMGGIAVAMGILQLLPVELLVSKGVGAGLAMVLALLCSAISWNLGTWYFGLPASSSHTLIGAIIGVGVANSLTPGHTFGDGVSWGKAADIGLSLLVSPLFGFTMAALILLLIKRWTTNLSLLTPPPKDHPPPRGTRGLLIATCCGVSFAHGSNDGQKGVGLVMLILIGLVPAGFAVDVTAGPERMERTLSAANNVAALVRDHHDKASEADAQKALAQLSEIQQCLANRKNAAEIPREDRFTFRQNLLLADKTIGNMLKDGHLGLSEAESKKLTTERKALRGLTDYAPTWVLVAIALSLGIGTMVGWKRIVVTVGEKIGKSHLTYAQGASAEIVAASTIGVSAWLGLPVSTTHVLSSGIAGTMVAQRSGLQQSTVRNIGLAWILTLPASMLLSGVFFLVFRALLM; encoded by the coding sequence ATGGAAGCGCTCTTCGACCCGTCACTTGGTTTCGCGGTACAAGCGCTACTCATTCTTTCCCTGCTCATCGCGCTCGGTTTCGAATTCGTCAATGGGTTTCACGACACGGCCAACGCCGTCGCCACCGTCATTTACACCAACACGCTCAAGCCTCACATCGCCGTCGTTTTGAGCGGTTTTTGCAACTTCGCCGGTGTGTTCATGGGCGGCATCGCCGTCGCCATGGGCATCTTGCAACTGCTCCCCGTCGAGCTGCTCGTCTCGAAAGGCGTCGGCGCGGGACTCGCCATGGTGCTCGCGCTGCTTTGCTCGGCCATCTCTTGGAACTTGGGCACGTGGTACTTCGGGCTTCCCGCATCGAGCTCGCACACGCTCATCGGTGCAATCATCGGCGTGGGCGTCGCCAATTCACTCACGCCCGGGCACACATTCGGTGACGGCGTGAGCTGGGGCAAAGCTGCCGACATCGGTTTGTCCCTGCTCGTTTCGCCCCTGTTCGGCTTCACCATGGCAGCGCTGATCCTGCTGCTCATCAAGCGATGGACGACGAACCTCTCGCTGCTCACGCCGCCGCCGAAGGATCATCCACCACCGCGAGGTACGCGCGGCCTGCTCATCGCAACATGTTGTGGCGTCAGCTTCGCGCACGGATCGAATGACGGTCAAAAGGGCGTGGGCCTCGTGATGCTCATTCTGATCGGCCTCGTGCCCGCCGGATTTGCCGTCGACGTGACAGCAGGCCCGGAGCGTATGGAGCGTACGCTTTCGGCTGCCAACAACGTCGCGGCGCTGGTGCGCGATCATCACGACAAGGCATCCGAAGCCGATGCTCAAAAAGCACTCGCTCAGCTCTCTGAAATTCAGCAATGCCTCGCGAACCGAAAAAACGCCGCCGAAATTCCGCGTGAAGACCGCTTCACGTTTCGCCAAAATCTGCTTCTCGCCGACAAAACCATCGGCAACATGCTGAAAGACGGGCACCTCGGGCTGAGCGAGGCAGAAAGCAAAAAGCTCACGACCGAGAGAAAAGCTTTGCGAGGACTCACCGACTACGCGCCCACATGGGTGCTCGTGGCGATTGCCCTGTCACTCGGCATTGGCACGATGGTCGGCTGGAAACGCATCGTCGTGACGGTGGGTGAAAAAATCGGCAAGAGTCATCTGACGTATGCGCAAGGTGCGTCGGCAGAAATCGTCGCAGCAAGCACGATTGGCGTATCGGCATGGCTCGGTTTGCCCGTGAGCACCACGCACGTCCTTTCGTCGGGCATTGCAGGAACCATGGTCGCGCAGCGTTCGGGCCTTCAACAATCCACCGTGCGCAACATCGGGCTCGCCTGGATCCTCACGCTTCCCGCTTCGATGCTCCTGTCAGGAGTGTTTTTCCTGGTGTTCCGAGCGCTGCTCATGTGA
- a CDS encoding zinc-binding dehydrogenase — MRRYVVYRNGGPEVLQLQETPEPIPAAGQVRVATRAIGVNFADLAERAGHYPRQPPLPFTPGMEASGIIDAVGPDVPKEMVGRRVMAVPIYGSHAEKFCLGAEYVMDLPEWASFAEGAAFPVMYLTAWYALHELGRARAGERVIVTAAAGGVGTAILQMARVANLRVMAVVGSPEKHKLVRDLGAEFVASYETCAAEAKRVFGEADLVLDSVGGTLFRPLWNLLAMSGRYALYGFAEVGTEKGISYLRAVRGLLAMGLISPYTLVGTNRTLAGFNLSVVPNTVPLLRDNAARLIDMWKDGAIRPIIGESFAFERLPDAHRLMSSRRSTGRVIVTVGD, encoded by the coding sequence ATGCGCAGGTATGTGGTTTACCGCAATGGCGGGCCGGAAGTATTGCAGCTCCAGGAAACGCCGGAGCCGATTCCTGCGGCGGGGCAAGTTCGAGTGGCGACGCGGGCGATTGGGGTAAACTTTGCGGATCTTGCCGAGCGAGCTGGGCATTATCCGCGGCAGCCGCCACTTCCATTTACGCCGGGCATGGAAGCGTCGGGCATCATTGATGCCGTCGGTCCAGACGTACCAAAAGAAATGGTGGGGCGGCGCGTGATGGCGGTGCCGATTTATGGCAGTCACGCGGAAAAGTTTTGTTTGGGTGCCGAATACGTGATGGATTTGCCAGAGTGGGCCAGCTTCGCAGAAGGCGCGGCGTTTCCGGTGATGTATTTGACGGCGTGGTATGCACTGCACGAGCTTGGGCGAGCGCGCGCGGGTGAACGCGTGATCGTGACGGCGGCCGCTGGAGGTGTTGGAACGGCGATATTGCAAATGGCGCGCGTGGCAAACTTGCGCGTGATGGCCGTCGTGGGATCGCCGGAAAAACACAAGCTCGTGCGGGACCTTGGGGCGGAATTCGTCGCGTCCTACGAAACGTGTGCGGCCGAAGCAAAACGCGTCTTTGGCGAAGCGGACTTGGTGCTCGATTCGGTGGGCGGCACGCTATTTCGCCCATTATGGAACCTGCTTGCCATGTCGGGGCGTTACGCGCTGTACGGGTTTGCCGAAGTAGGAACGGAGAAGGGCATTTCGTATTTGCGCGCCGTGCGCGGACTCTTGGCGATGGGGCTCATCAGCCCGTATACGCTTGTCGGGACGAACCGAACGCTCGCAGGCTTCAATTTGTCCGTCGTACCGAATACAGTGCCGCTCCTGCGAGACAATGCAGCTCGGTTGATCGATATGTGGAAGGACGGGGCGATTCGACCGATCATTGGTGAATCGTTTGCGTTCGAACGACTACCGGATGCACATCGACTGATGTCGTCGCGTCGATCGACGGGACGCGTCATCGTCACGGTGGGTGATTGA
- a CDS encoding SDR family oxidoreductase, which produces MNQEKRRVLVIGGTGAVGSAVVRELSQAELSPMFTYCNSEARAVALAEELGLRRLRVDLRDASALPKLVASLEAENNLPDVVIHCATIVRQARVDVATDEDWDTTMHVNARSAFQICREWGGRLGARGGGDIVFVAALDRTQSLPIPPVFAASQGLVSALAMAAAKDLGPRGVRVNVVALGLLGTGIGAELDPKLVEDYHAMSALRRLGDAGEVAKTIAWLALHNTYLNGKVVSVNGGI; this is translated from the coding sequence ATGAATCAGGAAAAACGCCGCGTTTTGGTCATTGGCGGAACGGGGGCCGTGGGAAGTGCCGTCGTGCGAGAATTGTCGCAGGCGGAGTTATCGCCAATGTTCACGTATTGCAATTCCGAAGCGCGGGCGGTCGCATTGGCCGAGGAGCTAGGTTTGCGGCGATTGCGCGTCGATTTGCGGGATGCGTCGGCTTTACCGAAGCTCGTGGCGTCACTCGAAGCGGAAAACAATTTACCGGACGTGGTGATCCATTGCGCGACGATCGTGCGGCAAGCGCGCGTGGATGTTGCCACGGACGAAGATTGGGATACGACGATGCATGTGAATGCTCGGTCGGCGTTCCAGATATGTCGCGAATGGGGCGGACGATTGGGAGCGCGTGGCGGAGGGGACATCGTATTCGTCGCGGCGCTCGATCGAACGCAATCGCTGCCGATACCGCCGGTATTTGCAGCGTCGCAGGGGCTCGTATCCGCGCTTGCGATGGCGGCGGCGAAAGACCTTGGCCCGCGCGGTGTTCGCGTGAATGTCGTCGCGCTCGGGCTCCTTGGCACGGGCATTGGCGCCGAGCTCGATCCGAAGCTCGTGGAGGATTACCATGCAATGAGCGCATTGCGGCGATTGGGCGATGCTGGAGAAGTTGCAAAAACCATCGCCTGGCTCGCTTTGCACAATACGTACTTGAATGGTAAGGTCGTCAGTGTAAACGGCGGCATTTGA
- a CDS encoding aspartate aminotransferase family protein, translating into MDAYDDIFRRGFDEYRAFVNPLVAQRAKLAGEPIEIVRTQGGLLYDREGHEIEDFHGTQAFGHRNPYVADAVRQYLASDAASWYPSRVNPFAGRFARRLCERTGFYDNAFFGCTGSDAVEAALKLARALTKRPRFLSLDGAYHGCTFGSVSLMASGYLRDPFAPFVEGAERIPFGDVDALAKALAPGDVAAVVVEPIQGEGGVRELPPEFVEALCELTAKHGTLLVADEVQTALGRTGRGFLATADWPRRPDAVLLAKHLGGGLMPISAMLTTKDIFLRAYGNHFASGESHNTTMGFNALSCVAGLAALDLLTDERITRVKRLGDKLKQDLANALSGSPLFREARGAGFMQGVALNQPDHPWLSFEHFGFQDLDQKSIISPLMCHRLYRRGFFCFTCGHDWSIFRLQPRFDIPEEKLETFVRAVAEELAYIEGLG; encoded by the coding sequence GTGGACGCGTACGATGATATTTTCCGCCGCGGTTTCGATGAATATCGCGCGTTCGTCAATCCGCTCGTGGCACAACGCGCAAAATTGGCGGGTGAACCGATTGAAATCGTGCGCACGCAGGGCGGCCTTTTGTACGATCGCGAAGGGCACGAAATCGAGGACTTTCATGGCACGCAAGCGTTTGGCCATCGAAACCCGTACGTAGCGGATGCCGTAAGGCAATACTTGGCATCGGACGCGGCATCTTGGTATCCGTCGCGCGTGAATCCTTTTGCAGGGCGGTTTGCTCGACGGCTCTGCGAACGAACGGGGTTTTACGACAATGCGTTTTTCGGATGCACGGGAAGCGATGCCGTCGAAGCCGCATTGAAGTTGGCGCGTGCGCTCACGAAAAGACCGCGTTTTCTGAGCCTCGATGGCGCCTATCACGGGTGCACGTTCGGTAGCGTATCGCTCATGGCGAGCGGGTATTTGCGCGACCCATTCGCGCCTTTCGTCGAAGGAGCGGAGCGTATTCCATTTGGTGACGTGGATGCGCTCGCCAAAGCGCTGGCTCCGGGAGACGTGGCTGCGGTCGTCGTCGAGCCGATTCAGGGCGAGGGCGGCGTGCGCGAATTGCCTCCTGAATTCGTGGAAGCGCTGTGCGAGCTGACGGCGAAACACGGAACGCTGCTCGTGGCGGACGAAGTGCAAACGGCGCTCGGGCGCACGGGTCGGGGATTTCTTGCGACGGCAGATTGGCCGCGCCGTCCCGATGCGGTTCTTCTGGCCAAACACTTGGGTGGAGGCCTCATGCCGATTTCGGCGATGCTCACGACGAAGGACATCTTTCTGCGTGCGTACGGGAACCACTTTGCGTCGGGCGAGAGTCACAATACGACGATGGGATTCAATGCGCTTTCGTGCGTCGCGGGTTTGGCCGCGCTGGATCTCTTGACGGACGAACGCATAACGCGCGTCAAACGGCTCGGGGACAAACTGAAGCAGGATCTCGCGAATGCGCTGTCGGGTTCGCCGCTTTTCCGCGAGGCGCGTGGTGCTGGGTTCATGCAAGGCGTCGCGCTGAATCAGCCGGATCATCCGTGGCTTTCGTTCGAGCATTTCGGCTTTCAGGACTTGGACCAAAAGTCGATCATTTCACCGCTCATGTGCCACAGACTTTACCGGCGAGGTTTTTTCTGTTTCACGTGTGGGCACGATTGGAGCATATTCCGGCTTCAGCCTCGATTCGACATACCCGAAGAAAAACTCGAGACGTTCGTCCGCGCAGTGGCCGAGGAACTGGCCTACATCGAGGGGCTCGGATGA
- a CDS encoding glucose 1-dehydrogenase — translation MNRLLEGKRAIVTGGTRGLGLAMSLALARHGARVALTYKNDDASAEDAVKMIREVGEAPLVFKGSVADSAHVRSTVDAVVKAFGGIDVLVNNAAITQVLPISLLEEADWDNVMSVNVKGVYLFSRAVLRHMIRARKGSILNIGNFASERIIEAPIHYAASKSALRGLTEALAREVGRYSIRVNLLAPGLAEVGMAQGLPQHRQREYMQQCPMGRLARPEEIAEMAAFMVSDSTSFMTGAKVVLDGGL, via the coding sequence ATGAATCGGCTGCTCGAAGGAAAACGCGCTATCGTGACGGGCGGCACGCGCGGGCTCGGTCTGGCGATGTCCCTCGCGCTGGCTCGGCATGGGGCCCGCGTTGCGTTGACGTACAAGAATGACGATGCGAGCGCCGAGGACGCCGTAAAAATGATTCGCGAGGTAGGCGAAGCGCCGCTCGTCTTCAAAGGATCGGTCGCGGATTCGGCGCATGTACGAAGCACGGTCGACGCCGTGGTCAAAGCCTTTGGCGGTATCGATGTTTTGGTGAACAATGCGGCCATTACGCAGGTGTTGCCCATTTCGCTGCTCGAAGAAGCCGATTGGGACAACGTGATGAGTGTCAATGTGAAGGGCGTGTATCTCTTCAGTCGCGCGGTGCTCCGTCACATGATACGCGCCCGGAAGGGGAGCATTCTCAACATTGGCAACTTCGCGTCGGAACGCATCATCGAAGCACCGATTCATTATGCGGCGTCGAAGTCAGCACTCCGCGGGCTGACGGAAGCTCTGGCGCGTGAAGTGGGGCGTTATTCGATCCGCGTGAACTTGCTGGCGCCGGGACTTGCGGAAGTAGGGATGGCGCAAGGTTTGCCCCAGCATAGGCAACGAGAATACATGCAGCAATGTCCGATGGGGCGCTTGGCTCGGCCAGAAGAAATTGCCGAAATGGCGGCATTCATGGTATCGGATTCGACTTCGTTCATGACGGGCGCCAAAGTGGTGCTCGACGGAGGTCTCTAG
- a CDS encoding radical SAM protein, translating to MSMSERLLHETTSLCKVCKAALPARVVALDNGEVWMRKRCTAHGEQEARLSTDAAWYERTRAIVPVDARPARVMREIEHGCPFDCGPCESHTQKVRLPVVTITSACDLDCPICYVHNKNDDAYHMSREEFARVLDHLVADHGGDLDIVNLTGGEPLVHPHLFDLIEMARSRGIHRVSVCSNGVRLARDESLVRRLSEMGARIALSFDTFDKHVDRAMQGATLVDLKRKVLELLDKHQVDTTLIPVMTRGYNDHEIGDIIKMGLELSCVRHLEVHTITYTGQGGASFDRSGRISMVEVLQRIEETTKGLLRVSDFVPSPSAHPLCYQIAYMLVDEQGGPAVPFLRFMDRETMYHVLQDHLYLEPNTRLERALQDSMDMLWARGEADDERILGMLNSLVRKMFPSDKRLPPAEALRISERAAKAVYVHSHMDEETFDVERIYQCCDSNCYADGSTVPVCNYNVLYREKESKFMAKPKEWGERKGRRSLPLVANGMVR from the coding sequence ATGTCGATGTCCGAGCGGCTGCTTCACGAAACCACGAGCTTGTGCAAGGTATGCAAAGCAGCGCTTCCTGCGCGCGTCGTCGCTCTTGACAACGGCGAAGTTTGGATGCGCAAACGCTGCACTGCGCATGGTGAACAAGAAGCGCGGCTCTCGACGGACGCTGCGTGGTACGAGCGCACGCGTGCGATCGTGCCCGTGGATGCGCGGCCCGCGCGCGTGATGCGCGAAATCGAACACGGCTGCCCATTCGATTGTGGTCCGTGCGAAAGCCACACGCAGAAAGTGCGATTGCCGGTCGTGACGATCACCAGCGCTTGCGACCTCGATTGCCCCATCTGCTACGTGCACAACAAGAACGACGACGCGTATCACATGAGTCGCGAGGAGTTTGCCCGCGTGCTCGACCATCTCGTGGCCGATCACGGTGGGGACCTCGATATCGTGAATTTGACCGGCGGCGAGCCGCTCGTGCATCCGCACCTGTTCGACCTCATCGAAATGGCAAGGTCGCGGGGAATTCATCGCGTGAGCGTCTGTTCGAATGGCGTGCGGTTGGCGCGCGATGAAAGTTTGGTCCGGCGTTTGTCGGAAATGGGGGCTCGCATTGCATTGTCGTTCGATACGTTCGACAAGCACGTCGACCGGGCGATGCAGGGCGCGACGCTGGTCGATTTGAAGCGTAAAGTGCTGGAGCTTCTGGACAAACACCAAGTGGATACGACGCTGATTCCGGTGATGACGCGGGGATACAACGATCACGAAATCGGCGACATCATCAAAATGGGCCTCGAATTGTCGTGCGTGCGGCACCTCGAGGTTCACACGATCACGTACACGGGCCAGGGCGGCGCTTCATTCGACCGATCGGGCCGCATTTCGATGGTGGAAGTGCTGCAGCGAATCGAAGAAACGACAAAAGGGCTCCTCCGCGTGAGCGACTTCGTTCCTTCACCGAGCGCGCATCCGCTTTGTTATCAAATTGCCTACATGCTCGTGGACGAACAGGGTGGACCGGCCGTACCCTTTTTGCGATTCATGGATCGCGAAACGATGTACCACGTCCTGCAAGATCATTTGTACCTCGAACCAAATACGCGGCTCGAAAGGGCCCTGCAAGATTCGATGGACATGCTTTGGGCACGAGGTGAAGCGGACGACGAGCGAATCCTGGGCATGCTCAATTCATTGGTACGCAAAATGTTCCCAAGCGACAAACGTTTGCCTCCTGCAGAAGCATTACGGATCAGTGAACGAGCGGCCAAGGCCGTGTATGTTCATTCACACATGGACGAAGAAACGTTCGACGTGGAACGAATTTATCAATGTTGTGATTCGAATTGTTATGCAGATGGGTCGACGGTGCCCGTGTGCAACTACAACGTGCTTTATCGAGAAAAAGAATCCAAGTTCATGGCAAAACCGAAAGAATGGGGCGAGCGCAAGGGGCGGCGGTCATTGCCCCTCGTTGCCAATGGGATGGTCAGATGA
- a CDS encoding ABC transporter ATP-binding protein has product MTTSVTCEIIKAEALGKRFGDTVALDDVSFTIDGPGIIGVLGPNGAGKTTLLDILEGLSVPTSGSFRLFGKRPNPYPRGRIGVVMQKEAQLDRITVREYAELFSVIFGVANGTEKILAQARLEHRSSAPVTRLSGGEAARLYIATAVVHEPDLVFLDEPTAHLDPDNKRIVGDLLRDLAERRTLFLSTHDLYEADVLCDKLLFLVGGRLRASGTKDELVASVPPEKRRGIGVEDAFFHFCAIRIREGGSAGERAE; this is encoded by the coding sequence ATGACGACGTCTGTTACGTGCGAAATCATCAAGGCCGAAGCCCTGGGAAAACGCTTCGGAGACACGGTCGCGCTCGACGACGTCAGCTTCACCATCGACGGTCCCGGCATCATCGGCGTGCTCGGTCCGAACGGCGCCGGAAAAACCACGCTGCTCGACATCCTCGAAGGTTTGTCCGTTCCTACGAGCGGGAGCTTTCGCCTCTTCGGAAAGCGTCCAAATCCTTATCCCCGCGGCCGCATCGGCGTCGTCATGCAGAAAGAAGCCCAGCTCGACCGCATCACCGTCCGCGAGTACGCCGAGCTTTTTTCGGTCATCTTCGGCGTCGCGAACGGCACCGAAAAAATCCTCGCACAAGCGCGGCTCGAGCACCGATCGAGCGCCCCGGTCACGCGTTTGTCCGGGGGCGAAGCTGCGCGTCTCTACATCGCAACTGCGGTCGTTCACGAGCCGGATCTGGTTTTCCTCGACGAACCTACCGCGCACCTCGACCCGGACAACAAACGCATCGTCGGCGATCTGCTTCGCGATCTAGCCGAGCGTCGTACGCTTTTTTTATCCACCCACGACCTCTACGAAGCCGACGTTCTTTGCGACAAACTACTCTTTCTGGTCGGAGGACGCCTGCGTGCGAGCGGCACGAAAGACGAGCTCGTCGCCAGCGTTCCACCCGAAAAACGTCGCGGAATCGGCGTGGAAGATGCTTTCTTTCACTTCTGCGCCATCCGCATCCGTGAAGGCGGAAGTGCGGGAGAACGCGCCGAATGA
- a CDS encoding ABC transporter permease, whose product MKAFLVLFRIRLLDVLRSRSSTGFVLLFPVVLLAVLGLVFMNGHPFERRYVALVETNSMNEAVAECVRVLDGYEEVRVSRQRSEAEAMGKLRTRMVSAVLAPSPDGSSVTLHIGERDRIFGSGLASVLPVPSRIDIVETPRFGYVHYLFPGVLTFSVLTAGLFGMGYPMALFRQNLFLKKLATTPLRKHTFIAANVAARTLLVLVQVVLLLLVAHFAFDMPLTVLSFVWVVFISMLGVLVFLGAGFVLAATIKNTELLVDIVSAINLPLVFFSEIFFPLDGLPKPLAAFGSILPSTEMVRLSRAVLLYGVEDASYLAGGLGLLGVWFIVMFAISLLTFKWHE is encoded by the coding sequence ATGAAAGCGTTCTTGGTTCTTTTCCGCATCCGGCTCCTCGATGTTCTCCGCAGCCGAAGCTCCACCGGGTTTGTCCTGCTCTTCCCCGTCGTGCTGCTCGCCGTCCTCGGGCTCGTCTTCATGAACGGCCATCCTTTCGAGCGGCGATACGTCGCGCTTGTCGAGACGAACTCCATGAACGAAGCGGTCGCAGAGTGCGTTCGCGTGCTCGACGGTTACGAGGAAGTCCGCGTGAGCAGGCAGCGCAGCGAAGCCGAAGCGATGGGCAAACTGCGCACGCGCATGGTCAGCGCCGTACTCGCGCCTTCGCCGGATGGGTCGAGCGTAACGTTACATATTGGCGAACGTGACCGCATTTTCGGAAGCGGACTCGCGTCGGTTTTGCCCGTTCCGAGTCGCATCGATATCGTGGAAACGCCTCGTTTTGGTTATGTGCATTATCTATTTCCAGGGGTATTGACGTTCTCCGTGCTCACCGCGGGCCTGTTCGGAATGGGTTATCCCATGGCCCTCTTCCGCCAGAATTTGTTCTTGAAAAAACTCGCCACGACGCCACTGCGCAAGCATACCTTCATTGCCGCAAACGTTGCTGCGCGAACGCTTCTCGTGCTCGTGCAAGTCGTGTTGCTTCTGCTCGTTGCGCACTTTGCATTCGATATGCCACTTACGGTCCTATCGTTCGTTTGGGTCGTGTTCATATCGATGCTTGGCGTACTGGTATTTTTGGGTGCTGGTTTTGTTCTCGCGGCGACAATCAAAAATACCGAATTGCTGGTCGACATCGTCAGCGCCATCAATCTTCCCTTGGTATTTTTTTCGGAAATATTTTTCCCGCTCGACGGATTACCCAAGCCGCTTGCCGCATTTGGATCCATTTTGCCATCGACGGAAATGGTCCGTTTGTCGCGAGCGGTATTGCTTTATGGCGTCGAAGACGCGTCGTATCTCGCTGGGGGACTCGGCCTTCTCGGAGTATGGTTCATCGTGATGTTCGCGATCAGCCTGCTCACGTTCAAATGGCATGAATGA
- a CDS encoding PAS domain S-box protein — MNDPGGCMCSAHLDDGSGRIAELEKRIAELEIAEERFRTLFEYSNDAHLIFDVATGGIIDCNGEAIRMLRCTDKQQVLDIHPAVLSPEFQPDGRSSLEKSIEMDATARKNGYHRFEWIHRRMDGEDFPVQVTLTPVTLHSGPALLVVWHEITDIKRTEAELHNKIAIIEEQARQIRELSTPILEVWDKVLLVPLLGVLDATRADQLQSTLLQYVVARQAAYVIVDSTGIASVDEDVARRLIGIVDAVTLLGAKGAVVGIRRDVALSLVKAGVDIGRITTLPNVRAALAAQMRSHR; from the coding sequence ATGAATGACCCTGGAGGATGCATGTGTTCGGCACATCTGGATGACGGTTCAGGCCGCATAGCGGAGCTCGAAAAGCGTATCGCGGAGCTCGAGATTGCCGAAGAACGATTTCGAACGCTCTTCGAATACTCCAATGATGCTCACCTCATCTTCGACGTCGCGACGGGAGGCATCATCGATTGCAATGGTGAAGCGATCCGCATGCTGAGGTGCACGGACAAGCAACAAGTGCTCGACATTCACCCGGCAGTCCTTTCGCCGGAATTTCAGCCGGATGGTCGCAGTTCACTCGAAAAAAGCATCGAGATGGACGCGACCGCCCGGAAAAATGGTTATCATCGTTTCGAATGGATTCACCGCCGCATGGATGGCGAAGATTTTCCCGTCCAAGTTACGCTCACGCCGGTGACGTTGCATAGCGGGCCCGCGCTGCTCGTGGTTTGGCATGAAATAACGGACATCAAACGAACCGAAGCCGAGCTGCACAACAAGATTGCCATCATCGAAGAGCAGGCACGGCAAATTCGCGAATTGTCGACGCCAATTCTCGAAGTGTGGGACAAAGTATTGCTCGTCCCGCTGCTCGGAGTGCTGGATGCGACACGCGCCGACCAATTGCAGTCCACGCTTTTGCAATACGTCGTCGCCCGCCAAGCCGCGTACGTCATCGTGGATTCCACGGGCATCGCCTCCGTCGACGAAGACGTTGCCCGGAGGCTCATCGGGATCGTCGACGCCGTAACGCTGCTCGGTGCCAAGGGCGCCGTCGTCGGCATCCGGCGCGACGTTGCGCTTTCGCTGGTCAAGGCTGGTGTCGACATCGGTCGGATCACGACGCTTCCCAACGTACGAGCCGCGCTTGCGGCACAGATGCGCAGCCACCGTTGA
- a CDS encoding outer membrane protein transport protein gives MLSSWLRASVCVTTLLLVPRQTHASAFDVQGLGPDGVAEVGARSASAEDGSAAFFNPGGLALGNGTALLIAPIVSVSTLRAQDKRLPFEDPFGITLTASATIPFEGPLANRLRIGFSGHFLPTAALRLLARAPEEPFYPYYDNRTQRLVALPALGVRITKWLGIGFGANVLAGVRGPAKLEKGATGAPEPRIDIAANTVVSGIFGVRWDPTKYARFALVVRQGFGIPLNIDTTADIGGVPLATNLQAKMAMFDPLTVVLASSFDVGKVHIETSVSHAKWSDWESPYLSVQSTLPGVNLVSRIPSKLFRDTMSFRIGSNYSIATSARTKLVLRAGIAAEPTILAGNIQGRTNLVDGDKLTLGLGATFALKNARGNTLRIGLGGNGQFVSEFNQEKRPCQTAPCPETTVAGPDANSPSTGITNPGYPRLTASGALFTLSLGVGADF, from the coding sequence ATGCTTTCTAGCTGGCTGCGTGCCTCCGTATGCGTCACGACGCTCTTGCTCGTGCCTCGACAAACGCACGCCAGCGCTTTCGACGTGCAGGGCCTCGGACCCGACGGCGTCGCTGAAGTCGGAGCACGAAGCGCTTCTGCGGAAGACGGCAGCGCTGCATTTTTCAATCCTGGGGGTTTGGCTCTAGGAAACGGCACCGCGCTCTTGATCGCTCCGATCGTTTCGGTGTCGACCCTTCGTGCGCAAGACAAAAGATTACCATTCGAGGACCCCTTTGGCATTACGCTGACAGCCAGTGCCACGATTCCATTCGAAGGACCTCTTGCAAACCGCTTGCGAATTGGTTTTTCGGGGCATTTTTTGCCGACCGCAGCACTACGCCTCCTCGCTCGCGCGCCCGAAGAGCCATTTTATCCCTATTACGACAATCGCACGCAAAGGCTCGTTGCGCTCCCTGCTCTGGGGGTTCGCATCACCAAATGGCTCGGGATCGGCTTTGGTGCCAATGTGCTCGCCGGCGTCCGAGGGCCCGCGAAGCTCGAAAAAGGCGCGACCGGCGCGCCCGAACCTCGCATCGACATTGCCGCCAATACGGTGGTTTCCGGGATCTTCGGCGTTCGATGGGATCCGACGAAATACGCGCGCTTCGCGCTCGTCGTGCGCCAAGGTTTTGGAATTCCCTTGAACATCGACACGACGGCGGACATTGGCGGCGTCCCACTTGCCACGAATTTGCAGGCGAAAATGGCCATGTTCGATCCGCTCACGGTCGTATTGGCATCGAGCTTCGACGTCGGCAAGGTCCACATCGAAACCAGCGTTTCCCATGCAAAGTGGTCCGATTGGGAGAGCCCATATTTGTCGGTACAATCGACACTTCCAGGCGTGAACCTCGTCTCGCGCATTCCGAGCAAGCTCTTTCGCGACACGATGTCCTTTCGCATTGGCTCGAATTATTCCATTGCAACGAGCGCCAGGACGAAGCTCGTCCTTCGCGCTGGAATCGCTGCAGAACCCACGATCCTCGCGGGCAACATCCAAGGCCGGACAAACCTTGTCGATGGCGACAAACTCACCTTGGGCCTTGGAGCAACTTTTGCTCTAAAGAATGCGCGCGGCAACACGTTACGTATTGGGCTCGGCGGAAATGGACAGTTCGTTTCCGAGTTCAACCAGGAAAAACGACCGTGCCAAACCGCGCCATGCCCAGAAACGACCGTCGCTGGTCCCGATGCGAATAGCCCCAGCACGGGCATCACGAATCCTGGCTATCCACGCCTCACTGCATCGGGCGCCCTATTTACGTTGTCTCTTGGCGTAGGAGCGGACTTTTGA